A part of Mustela erminea isolate mMusErm1 chromosome 9, mMusErm1.Pri, whole genome shotgun sequence genomic DNA contains:
- the TAF1D gene encoding TATA box-binding protein-associated factor RNA polymerase I subunit D has translation MASNSAVEIDSESDNSSGSSLFKTQCVPYSPKRVQRNRPRKFVHSPEVAQARDSSSDDSFEPRPLTLKAIFERFKNRKRKRKKKKYKPTGRPKGRPKGRKTSRRSQINKKQVQDKGSGFPFLESESARKPLPWRKILTFEQAVARGFFNYLEKLKYEYYLKESLKQMNVGEDLEKEDFDSRRYKYLDDDGALSPIEESETEDGSATNVEQNGECDIKLVDHNEFIISSQVPKMKNVYIQQEECTEEAALSKKRASKSKNIGQEYRMA, from the exons ATGGCATCTAATTCAGCTGTGGAAATTGACAGTGAAAG TGATAACTCTTCTGGTAGCAGCCTATTTAAAACTCAGTGTGTCCCTTACTCACCTAAAAGGGTGCAAAGAAACCGTCCTAGAAAGTTTGTTCATTCACCTGAAGTTGCTCAAGCAAGGGATTCATCTAGTGACGACTCTTTCGAACCAAGACCGTTGactttaaaagctatttttgagAGATTCAAAAACAGAAAACGAAAAcgtaaaaagaagaaatacaaaccaaCAGGAAGACCAAAAGGAAGaccaaaagggagaaaaaccagtagacgttcccaaataaataagaaacaagttCAAGACAAAGGATCTGGGTTCCCATTTTTAGAATCCGAGAGTGCAAGGAAACCATTACCTTGGAGAAAGATTTTAACCTTTGAG CAAGCAGTGGCAAGAGGATTTTTCAACTACCTTGAAAAACTGAAGTATGAATACTACCTCAAGGAATCcttgaaacaaatgaatgttggtgaagatttagaaaaagaagatttTGATAGTCGTAGATACAAATACTTGGATGATGATGGAGCTCTGTCGCCTATTGAAGAGTCAGA AACAGAGGATGGGTCTGCAACAAATGTTGAACAAAATGGCGAATGTGATATCAAATTGGTG gacCATAATGAGTTCATTATAAGTTCTCAAGTACCAAAGATGAAGAATGTGTATATACAACAAGAGGAATGTACTGAAGAAGCTGCTTTGTCTAAAAAGAGAGCATCAAAGTCTAAAAACATTGGACAAGAGTATAGAATGGCCTGA